The following proteins are co-located in the Rippkaea orientalis PCC 8801 genome:
- a CDS encoding DNRLRE domain-containing protein → MIKQLHSIFLALLVAIFCLVTAATAQESQVLTPSKDNTLIEDATGSLSNGQGTLLFVGRTNQPQDSIRRGVIAFDIAKNIPKGSKITSVTLTLTLQKSPGGNQSIELHKLLKDWGEGTSNHPGGRGDVSTLGDATWIHNLYDTQFWSNLGGDFSSRISGVTVVGDQGNYTWQSTEQMVKDVQDWLDNPDQNFGWLLLGNETESRTVKGFASRETIESSAQPRLTVISKQ, encoded by the coding sequence ATGATAAAACAGTTACACTCAATTTTTCTAGCCTTGCTAGTGGCTATTTTTTGTCTGGTAACAGCAGCCACAGCCCAAGAAAGTCAAGTTCTAACTCCCAGTAAAGATAATACTTTAATTGAAGATGCTACAGGGTCGTTAAGCAATGGACAAGGGACTCTCTTGTTTGTCGGAAGAACCAATCAACCCCAAGACAGTATTCGACGGGGAGTCATCGCTTTTGATATTGCTAAAAATATTCCTAAAGGCTCAAAAATTACCTCAGTTACCCTCACTTTAACCCTCCAAAAAAGTCCAGGGGGTAATCAATCCATTGAGTTACATAAACTCCTTAAAGATTGGGGGGAAGGAACCTCAAATCATCCAGGGGGAAGAGGAGATGTCTCAACCCTAGGGGATGCCACTTGGATTCATAATCTGTATGATACTCAATTTTGGTCGAATCTTGGGGGGGATTTCTCCTCAAGAATTAGCGGTGTTACGGTAGTAGGAGATCAAGGCAATTATACTTGGCAATCAACAGAACAAATGGTCAAAGATGTTCAAGATTGGTTAGATAATCCTGATCAAAATTTTGGTTGGTTATTATTAGGAAATGAAACAGAATCTCGAACCGTTAAAGGATTTGCTAGTCGAGAAACTATTGAATCTTCAGCACAACCGAGATTAACAGTTATTAGTAAACAGTAA
- a CDS encoding 2Fe-2S iron-sulfur cluster-binding protein, giving the protein MTQYYQIRINHRQEGKHYTLEVPDDHYILHSAEDQGYELPFSCRNGACTACAVRIVSGEVYQPEAVGLSPELKERGYALLCVSYARSDLEVETQDEDEVYELQFGRYFGRGKKRLGIFMDDD; this is encoded by the coding sequence ATGACCCAATATTACCAAATTCGCATTAATCATCGCCAAGAAGGAAAACACTACACCTTAGAAGTTCCCGATGATCACTATATTCTCCATAGTGCAGAAGATCAAGGCTATGAATTGCCCTTTTCCTGTCGCAATGGAGCTTGTACAGCTTGTGCTGTGCGTATTGTATCAGGAGAAGTCTATCAACCCGAAGCGGTGGGATTATCCCCAGAATTGAAAGAAAGGGGCTATGCGTTATTATGTGTTAGTTATGCCCGCTCGGATTTAGAAGTAGAAACCCAGGACGAAGATGAGGTGTATGAGCTTCAATTTGGGCGTTATTTTGGAAGAGGAAAAAAACGCCTAGGAATTTTTATGGATGATGACTAA
- a CDS encoding inositol monophosphatase family protein, translating to MQKISQNELEIFLDIATEAVMTAGVILQNLWGQLEKIQEKGRPGDLVTEADKKAETAVLTILRRRVPHHQILAEESGLFGLAESNFLWAIDPLDGTTNYAHGYPICSVSVGLLIEGVPQVGAIYNPFRQELFRGARGLGATLNYRPIRVSQTTELSKSLLVTGFAYDRRETKDTNYPEFCYLTHLTQGVRRAGAASLDLADVACGRLDGYWERGLSPWDMAAGIVILEEAGGKISAYDESPLILESGRLLATNGQIHSSLSEALKDAVPWLKNFYQD from the coding sequence ATGCAAAAAATCAGTCAAAACGAATTAGAAATCTTCCTAGATATTGCCACAGAAGCGGTGATGACGGCGGGGGTTATTTTACAAAATTTGTGGGGTCAATTAGAAAAAATCCAAGAGAAAGGAAGACCCGGAGATTTAGTCACCGAAGCGGATAAAAAAGCCGAAACCGCCGTCTTAACTATCCTGCGTCGTCGGGTTCCCCATCATCAAATTCTCGCCGAAGAATCCGGTCTTTTTGGCCTAGCTGAAAGCAATTTTCTTTGGGCAATTGATCCCCTCGATGGAACCACCAATTATGCCCACGGTTATCCCATTTGTTCGGTATCTGTCGGGTTACTAATCGAAGGAGTGCCTCAAGTAGGAGCCATTTATAACCCCTTTCGTCAAGAACTGTTTCGAGGGGCTAGAGGCTTAGGAGCTACCTTAAATTATCGCCCCATTCGCGTCTCCCAAACCACCGAGTTGAGTAAAAGTTTACTGGTAACGGGATTCGCCTATGATCGCCGTGAAACTAAAGACACTAACTATCCGGAATTTTGCTATTTAACCCATCTTACCCAAGGGGTACGCCGTGCGGGAGCAGCCTCCCTAGACCTAGCGGATGTTGCCTGTGGTCGTCTTGATGGCTATTGGGAACGAGGTCTAAGTCCTTGGGATATGGCAGCCGGAATCGTTATTTTAGAAGAAGCTGGCGGTAAAATCAGTGCCTATGATGAAAGTCCATTAATTCTTGAATCCGGGCGACTTTTGGCGACTAATGGACAGATTCATTCTAGTTTGAGTGAAGCCTTAAAAGACGCTGTACCTTGGTTAAAAAACTTTTATCAAGATTAA
- a CDS encoding J domain-containing protein codes for MNFPIQQGLFKYDITDHYAILGLPLNADSKQIRKRYLMVARCLHPDTCKDKTEQGKKLANKLLSKLVNPAYELLSKEESRREYLLVLFQMGQNLAAELSTITLASDKAQQLFQATQNLDLVYYKLVNSLVTDEYSDLLQVLSKIAQLSELNLVYLMVKQGQQVSAQPKPQIKTPPQQPIKESEKTAPPVSAVDNSIRRAKEYLERRNTSQAIIELREALKIEPNNCTCHGLLGLAYLQEKQPTMAKIHINKAWKVNPNNPVAIKAKEALDKVLKPDTATPSKGTDKSTGGGLFGSLFGKKK; via the coding sequence ATGAATTTTCCCATTCAACAAGGATTATTTAAGTACGATATTACCGATCATTACGCTATTTTAGGACTTCCGCTTAATGCTGATAGTAAGCAAATTCGTAAACGATACCTAATGGTTGCGCGGTGTCTTCATCCCGATACTTGTAAAGATAAAACCGAACAGGGGAAAAAGTTGGCTAATAAATTGTTATCAAAATTAGTCAATCCTGCCTATGAGTTACTTTCAAAAGAAGAATCCCGTCGAGAATATCTCTTAGTGCTTTTCCAAATGGGTCAAAATTTGGCAGCCGAATTAAGCACCATTACCTTAGCCAGTGATAAAGCTCAACAACTGTTTCAGGCAACTCAAAACCTTGATTTAGTCTACTATAAATTAGTCAACTCCTTAGTCACTGATGAATACAGCGATTTATTGCAAGTTTTGTCCAAAATCGCCCAACTCAGTGAATTAAATTTAGTCTATTTAATGGTTAAACAAGGACAACAGGTTTCTGCTCAACCCAAACCCCAGATTAAAACCCCTCCCCAACAACCCATTAAGGAATCCGAAAAAACCGCTCCTCCCGTTTCTGCGGTAGATAATTCAATTCGACGGGCAAAAGAATACCTCGAACGTAGAAATACCTCCCAAGCCATTATCGAGTTGCGTGAAGCCCTCAAAATTGAACCCAATAACTGTACTTGTCACGGGTTACTAGGGTTGGCTTATCTTCAAGAAAAACAGCCCACCATGGCTAAAATCCACATTAATAAAGCCTGGAAAGTCAACCCGAACAATCCCGTAGCCATTAAAGCAAAAGAAGCCTTAGATAAAGTCCTTAAACCCGATACGGCAACCCCTTCCAAGGGTACGGATAAGTCTACAGGAGGAGGACTGTTTGGTTCTCTGTTTGGGAAAAAAAAGTGA